A segment of the Frankineae bacterium MT45 genome:
ATCGGCGATGAAGCCGCACTTCACCACCTCGGCCATGCCGGCCAGGTAGTCATTCGGCGGCAGCGAGTCGAGCGTGTTCAGGTCGCAGATGACGCCGGCCGGAGGATGAAACGCCCCGACCAGGTTCTTGCCGCGGTCGGTGTTGATCCCGGTCTTACCCCCCACCGCGGCGTCGACCATGCCGGCCAGCGTCGTCGGCACCTGGACGACCCGCACCCCGCGCAGCCAGGCGGCGGCCACCCAGCCGGCGAGATCGGTGGTGGCACCGCCGCCGAGTCCGATGATGGCGTCGTTGCGGGTGAAGCCGATCTGGCCGAGGACGTCCCAGCAGAAACCGGCCACCTGCAGCGTCTTCGCCTCTTCGGCGTCGGGGACCTCAATGACGTGGGCGTCGAAGCCCTGAGTGGCCAGGTCCTCGCGCATCGCCTCGGCACTCACCTGCAGGGTCGGCGGGTGGATGATGGCCACCCGCGCCGCACCGGTGAGCAGCGGAGCCACTTCGCCCAGTAATTCACGGCCGATCACGACGTCGTAGGGCACGCTCGCGGACACCGTGATCCGCTTGGTTGGGGTTTCGGTCATCGTGTTCCTGCTCCGGAGTTCTGGTCTATGGGTCGGGGTTCAAGCGGTTCGCCGCCGGCGACGTCGGCCACATCCGCCGGTTGATCGCGGGTCTCTGCGGCCTGCTCAGCTTCGGGTTCGTCGGCGATCAGGCGCGCGATCACCTCGGCGACCCGGCTGACACTGCGTCGCTCGGTATCGACGGTGACGGTGGCGACGTCGCGGTAGAGAACGGCGCGCTGCTCGGCGAGTTCGGCCAATCTCGACTGCGGATCGTCGCTCAGCAGGGGCCGATCCTGGGCATCGCCGACCCGCTGCAGCAACGAGGCGAGTCCGGTCTTCAGCAGCACCACCGGAGCCGTCGACGCATGCAGCGCGGTTCGGGTGCGCTCATTCAGAATCGCCCCGCCGCCGAGGGCCAGCACGCCGCCGAACTCCTGCAGCGCGGCGACGATGGCATCGGACTCGATCTCGCGAAATCGGGCCTCTCCCTCAGTGGCGAAGATGTCCGCCACACTCCGGCCGGCCCGGGCGATGACCAGGTCGTCGGAGTCGGCGAAGTCGACCTCCAGCAGGTCAGCCAGGCGTCGGCCGACGCTCGTCTTGCCGGTGCCGGGCATCCCCACCAGGACGGCGCGGAGCGTGCTCATCGCCCGGCATCCTCGTCGGTCACGGCCGGTCGGTGCCGGCGGCCGCCGACGGCGCGCTTGGGTGCTCGAGTCCGGGCGCAGGCGTGAGGCCGCGATCATCGAGGTGCTTGAGGTACGCATCGAGGTTGCGCGATGTCTCGGCCACCGAGTCGCCGCCGAACTTCTCCAGCACCGCGTCGGCCAGCACCAGCGCGACCATGGCCTCGGCGACGACGCCGGCGGCCGGCACGGCACAGACGTCCGAGCGCTGGTTGATCGCGACAGCCGGTTCGCCGGTGGCGGTGTCGACGGTGGCCAGCGCCCGGGGCACGGTCGAGATCGGCTTCATAGCCGCCCGCACCCGAAGCGTCTCTCCCGTGCTGATGCCGCCCTCGGTACCACCGGCCCGCCCCGAGACGCGCCGAATAGCGCCGTCGACTTCGCGGATGATCTCGTCGTGGGCTTGCGAGCCCCGGATTCGGGCCAGCTCGAAGCCGTCGCCGACCTCGACACCCTTGATCGCCTGGATGCCCATCAGGGCTGCGGCCAGGCGCGCGTCGAGGCGGCGATCGCCCTGGACGTGGCTGCCCAGCCCCGGCGGCAGTCCGTAGGCCAGCACCTCAACGACGCCACCGAGCGTGTCGCCCGCCGTCTTGGTCGCATCGATCTCGGCGACCATCGCCGCCGATGTCGCCGCGTCCAGGCAGCGGACGGGTGACGCGTCGACCACATCCTCCTCGCCGGGCTGCGGGACAACTCCGGCCGGCGCACTCACCGAACCGATGCTCACCACATGGCTGACGATCTCGACGCCCACGCTCTGACGCAGGAAGGCCCGGGCGACCGTGCCAAGCGCAACGCGGGCCGCCGTCTCACGGGCGCTGGCGCGCTCGAGCACCGGACGGGCGTCGTCGAGGTCGTACTTCTGCATACCGGCGAGGTCGGCATGTCCGGGGCGCGGACGGGTCAGCGGGGCGTTGCGAGCCTGAGCGGCCAGCACCTCCGGTGCCACCGGGTCGGCGCTCATCACCGTCTCCCATTTGGGCCACTCCGTGTTGCCGACGCGCACCGCGATGGGGCCGCCCATGGTGACGCCGTGCCGGACTCCCCCGGTCAACTCCACCTCGTCAGCCTCGAACTTCATCCGCGCGCCCCGGCCGTAGCCAAGGCGGCGCCGGGCCAGATCCTTGGCCAGGTCACCGGTCGTCACTGCCACACCCGCCGGCAGCCCATCGAGCATCGCTACCAGAGCGGGGCCGTGGGACTCGCCTGCTGTCATCCATCGCAACACGCAGACAGTCTCTCATCGACCAGGTAATTCATTCTTAGCTGGGCGGCGGTCGTTGCGCCGCCGCGGAGCACCGCCTCAGAGCACCCGGTGAAGCCCGGTGACCAGGAAGGCCCCGAAGATAAGCGAGGGACCGAGCGGGATCGTGCTCTTCATGGTGGCCCGGCGCGTCAGCAGTCGCCCGAGGGCCACGACCGAGCCGAGCAGGAAGCCGGCCAGGACGCCGTAGTACACCTCGCGCCAGCCGAACCACCCGAGCATTCCGGCCAGCACCCCGAGCAACTTCACGTCCCCGAACCCGAAGGATCTCGGGGAGATCATGATGACGGCGAAGAAGATCGCGTACACCAGCGCCGCCGCTTCAAACGTCCGCAGCAGCGCCGAGGAGTCACCGTCTACGAGCGCCGCCAACCCGAAGAGGAGCGCCCCACCGATGGCCGCCGGGAAGACCAGCCGATTCGGCAGGCGCTTCGTCTCGAAGTCGATCACGACCAGCGGGGTGTGGACCAGGGCCAGGAAGATCAGTGCCGGAAAGAGCGCGGTGAGGGCAGCGCCGGCACCGGCCAGAGCGGTGAGCGCCACCGCGACCGCGGCCGTGGCCAGATAGCGACGGCCTCCGACTGCGGCCGGACGCCACCAGCGGTGATCCTCGCGATCGGGCACGCTGACGGTCAGTCGGGCCAGGTACGGCGAGAGCGCGCCGCCGCAGATCGCGGCGACCACGGTGGCGGCAGCGATCACGCCTGTGAGCGTAGAGGTCGGCCGGATGGCTGCCGACGAGCGGCCGCACTGCTCTGGCCGAGCGGCTGGGTTGCCCCCAGCTTGCCCTGGCTGAGCCGCCGGGGAAGGCTAACGAGGTGACCGGGACCGCACAGCCACAGGACGTCGAGTTCGACGCGGTGGTGATCGCCGGCGGGGGTGGTCGCCGTCTGGGTGGGGTCGACAAGCCCGGGCTATTGCTCGGTGACCGGCAACTTCTCGACCACGTACTCGACGCCGCGGCCGAGGCAAGCCTGCGGGTGGTGGTGGCCGCTGCGACCCAGCCGAGCGCGGCCCGAGCTGAGGCCTCCGGGCGGTATCCGAACCTGCGGCGCTGCACCGAGGAGCCCCCCGGCTCCGGGCCGCTCGCCGCGCTGGCGGCCGGTGCGCGGCTCACCACGGCGCCCGTCGTCCTCGTCCTGGCCGCCGATCTCCCCTTCATCGCCCCGGCCATCGCGCTCCTCATCGCGGGTGCCGGAGCCGGTAGGCCCACGGTTCTCGTCGATCCCGAGGGGCGGAGCAACCTGCTCGCCTCGGCCTGGCCCCGGGACGTGCTCCTGACCCGGCTCACGGCCATCGGCGATCCGGCCGGCCAGGCGATGCGGCGACTGGCCGACGGAGTCGAGTACCAATCCGTCGCCGACGAGGGCGGCTGGGGTGAGGACTGCGACCGCTGGCCCGACGTCGAGCGGGCCCGGGCGCGGCGCTAGTCGGTGACGCGATCGGCGCGCGAGTAGAGATTCATCCGGCCGCCGCGCACCATGCCAGCCAGCAGCAACTCATGCTCACGGGCCAGATCCAGGGCCAGGCTGGTCGGGGCGGAGACGGCCACGATGGCGGCTACTCCGGCGGCGACCGCCTTCTGCACGATCTCGAAGGAGACCCGGCCACTCACCACCAGCACGTGATCGGTGAGCGGGAGCCGGTCGGCCAGCAGCGCCCAGCCGATGACCTTGTCGGTCGCGTTGTGGCGGCCGACGTCCTCACGGACCACGAGCAACTCCCCAGCGTCCGTCGCGAGCGCCGCCGCGTGGACACCGCCGGTACGGGCAAAGGCCCGCTGCTGCTCCTGCATCGACTCGGGCAACTGTTCGACCACACCGCGGGGAATGCTCCAGTCGGGTGTGGCGGCCGGCCAGCGTCGCTGCAGCGCCGTCTCCAACACGTCGGCGCTGCAGACCCCGCAGGAGGCGGAGGTGACGAAGGCGCGGGGCCGGGGCGGCTCGACCCCGGGCGCCAGCGAGACGAGGACACGCTCACCGTCGCGGGATTCACGAAGCCACTGGATGTCCTGGCGTGATCGGACGCCGGACTCGACTGTGAGCCAGCCGGCCGCCAACTCCAGGTCATGCCCCGGCGAGCGCATCAGAGTGGCCAGCGGTTCGTCATCGAGGAGCAGCGTCAGCGGCGCCTCCACCGCGACGTCATCGGCCACACTGACGCGCGGGGCCTGCCGCAGCCGGACCACCGCGCGGCGAGTTGTACTCACCGGCATGCTGCCGACTGTAACCGCTGATCACGAAACTTGAACGCCCGAGCAATCGGCGTCCTATGGTGGGGATATGTCCAAGCGCGACCGGATCGATCCCGTACCGACCGAGGTGAGCGAACCGAAGCACAGCGCCGTCGGCCTGCCGGGAATCCTGCACTCGATGCAGTACGCACTCACCGAGATGGGTCCGACCCGTTCGGTCCGGACGCTCTCGAAGATGAACCACGTCGACGGTTTCGACTGCCCCAGCTGCGCGTGGCCGGACCCGGATCGTCGCAAGGCCGCCGAATTCTGCGAGAACGGCGCGAAGGCGGTCTCCTGGGAGGCGACCCGCAAACACATCGGCGCCGACTTCTTCGCCGAGCACCCAGTGGCCGAACTACGGGAGATGACCGACCACTGGCTGGAGGCCCAGGGGCGCCTCACCGAGCCGCTGTTCCTGGCCGACGGCGACACGCACTACCGGCCGATCAGCTGGGAGGCCGCCACCTCGATGGTCGCCGATACCCTGCGAAACCTGACGAATCCCGACCGCGCCGCCTTCTACACCAGTGGACGGGCCAGCAACGAAGCCGCCTTCGTGTACCAGCTGCTGGCTCGGCGGTTCGGCACCAACAACCTGCCGGACTGCTCGAACATGTGCCACGAATCGAGTGGTTCGGCGCTGAACGAGACGCTCGGCATCGGCAAGGGGAGCGTCACCCTGGAGGACCTGACCCTGCACGCCGAACTGATCGTCATCGTCGGGCAGAACCCGGGGACGAACCACCCCCGGATGCTCACCGCCCTGGAGGACGCGAAACGCCGGGGCGCTCGGATCGTGGCCATCAATCCGCTCCCCGAGGCCGGGCTGCAGCGCTTTCGCAATCCGCAGCGGGTCAATGGCCTGGTCGGGACCGGAACGAAGTTGGCCGACCGGTACCTGGCGGTGCGGGTGAACGGCGACCTGGCGCTCTTCAATGCGGTCAACCGCCTCCTGGTCGAACGGGACTCCGCCGGGGCGACCCCAGTGCTGGACCACGACTTCATCGCCGACTACACCGACGGCTTCGAGCAGGCCCGGGCCGCGTGGTTGGCGACGGACTGGCAGACGCTGCAGCAGCAGTCGGGCCTGGAGCGTGCCGAGCTCGAAGCCTTCGTCGATGACGTCGTGGCGGCGAAGAGCATCACGGTCTGCTGGGCGATGGGGCTGACGCAGCACAAGAACGCGGTGGC
Coding sequences within it:
- a CDS encoding leader peptidase (prepilin peptidase) / N-methyltransferase; its protein translation is MIAAATVVAAICGGALSPYLARLTVSVPDREDHRWWRPAAVGGRRYLATAAVAVALTALAGAGAALTALFPALIFLALVHTPLVVIDFETKRLPNRLVFPAAIGGALLFGLAALVDGDSSALLRTFEAAALVYAIFFAVIMISPRSFGFGDVKLLGVLAGMLGWFGWREVYYGVLAGFLLGSVVALGRLLTRRATMKSTIPLGPSLIFGAFLVTGLHRVL
- a CDS encoding 3-dehydroquinate synthase, producing the protein MTETPTKRITVSASVPYDVVIGRELLGEVAPLLTGAARVAIIHPPTLQVSAEAMREDLATQGFDAHVIEVPDAEEAKTLQVAGFCWDVLGQIGFTRNDAIIGLGGGATTDLAGWVAAAWLRGVRVVQVPTTLAGMVDAAVGGKTGINTDRGKNLVGAFHPPAGVICDLNTLDSLPPNDYLAGMAEVVKCGFIADPTILDLIEADPILAGKAGNPVEAELIERTVRVKARVVGEDLTEQGLREILNYGHTLAHAIEKAERYKWRHGAAVSIGLVYAAALGRALGRLDDATADRHRAVLESLGLPTRYRDDAFASLLETMRVDKKARGNRLRFVVLDGLARPGTADDPDPALLAAAYSEVTA
- a CDS encoding Molybdopterin-guanine dinucleotide biosynthesis protein A, whose protein sequence is MTGTAQPQDVEFDAVVIAGGGGRRLGGVDKPGLLLGDRQLLDHVLDAAAEASLRVVVAAATQPSAARAEASGRYPNLRRCTEEPPGSGPLAALAAGARLTTAPVVLVLAADLPFIAPAIALLIAGAGAGRPTVLVDPEGRSNLLASAWPRDVLLTRLTAIGDPAGQAMRRLADGVEYQSVADEGGWGEDCDRWPDVERARARR
- a CDS encoding shikimate kinase, which encodes MSTLRAVLVGMPGTGKTSVGRRLADLLEVDFADSDDLVIARAGRSVADIFATEGEARFREIESDAIVAALQEFGGVLALGGGAILNERTRTALHASTAPVVLLKTGLASLLQRVGDAQDRPLLSDDPQSRLAELAEQRAVLYRDVATVTVDTERRSVSRVAEVIARLIADEPEAEQAAETRDQPADVADVAGGEPLEPRPIDQNSGAGTR
- a CDS encoding FdhD protein translates to MPVSTTRRAVVRLRQAPRVSVADDVAVEAPLTLLLDDEPLATLMRSPGHDLELAAGWLTVESGVRSRQDIQWLRESRDGERVLVSLAPGVEPPRPRAFVTSASCGVCSADVLETALQRRWPAATPDWSIPRGVVEQLPESMQEQQRAFARTGGVHAAALATDAGELLVVREDVGRHNATDKVIGWALLADRLPLTDHVLVVSGRVSFEIVQKAVAAGVAAIVAVSAPTSLALDLAREHELLLAGMVRGGRMNLYSRADRVTD
- a CDS encoding chorismate synthase (manually curated) — protein: MLRWMTAGESHGPALVAMLDGLPAGVAVTTGDLAKDLARRRLGYGRGARMKFEADEVELTGGVRHGVTMGGPIAVRVGNTEWPKWETVMSADPVAPEVLAAQARNAPLTRPRPGHADLAGMQKYDLDDARPVLERASARETAARVALGTVARAFLRQSVGVEIVSHVVSIGSVSAPAGVVPQPGEEDVVDASPVRCLDAATSAAMVAEIDATKTAGDTLGGVVEVLAYGLPPGLGSHVQGDRRLDARLAAALMGIQAIKGVEVGDGFELARIRGSQAHDEIIREVDGAIRRVSGRAGGTEGGISTGETLRVRAAMKPISTVPRALATVDTATGEPAVAINQRSDVCAVPAAGVVAEAMVALVLADAVLEKFGGDSVAETSRNLDAYLKHLDDRGLTPAPGLEHPSAPSAAAGTDRP